The Plectropomus leopardus isolate mb chromosome 7, YSFRI_Pleo_2.0, whole genome shotgun sequence genome window below encodes:
- the si:ch211-257p13.3 gene encoding kinesin-like protein KIFC3 isoform X2 — MYAFYSLLVYIFYTVFKKEEEEALEGAYGSSSDEPGAVSMETGSRRKDGHTSKMGKKPCVQLSESSSSSDSDEMCLSDEGEENGPDIPACTPLAAFLSFKQEAEKRRASQVQLETTGKLTESPLVAVMSHLLSFLEQYSHFQQLQQQADQYRVQLKRHRVQHRRQMKALRASYRQRLRDKNSIISSLEEAISQQQSPSPLSEGESSNDAGTQAGVHRLVESLYSLQGERSKLRGELRLLQSQLEQKEKDRHSRIQAFQQQIDELKSCIEEREEELSRLRTATGATDSEKRVLSLSAENETLKQNLSVTQGLLQQLSAIPSQSSTMLIKENENLRSRVQQLEMSLQHRAEQLSQMERQNEQSEWRRGEELRKREDRVRELQLELDREKGKEPVVKYVTQTVEVESPATLKQLTKARQRNELLSDKLSNQNERCKQLEEQIRKSDEHSCNLQHKIAAYEREISKLREELLKEIGHLEERKEEAVKAAASCSAEHFQNLQDQFFCLQKRLTALPPTLRSMKTDYASLRSQVRNFSDFYGAAISEAKKQISAAISEMSEANKDLLEKYRKEVALRRKYHEQLVELKGNIRVLCRVKPVLKEDQHEEGQSVVVTTDPNNESSLNVLNKGKGRIFELDKVFHPQATQEEVFQEIEPLVTSCIDGYHVCIFAYGQTGSGKTYTMEGSVENPGINQRALKHLFSEIEERKDMWSYTVTVSSVEIYNEVLRDLLSKDGEKLDIKINPDGTGQLHVPGLRVIEVKSFQHIKKILATARRNRITFGTQMNQHSSRSHALLCITVQGTDLATGSKTTGKLNLVDLAGSERVWKSGAEGERLKEAQNINRSLLSLGDVIQALRARQTHIPFRNSRLTYLLQDSLGKGSKTVMVVQVSALESNVGETLCSLKFAQRVCKVELGPAARKIESGGGQCD; from the exons ATGTATGCCTTCTACTCCCTTTTAGTCTACATCTTCTACACTGTCTtcaagaaggaggaggaggaagcctTGGAGGGGGCGTATGGATCTTCCTCAGAC GAGCCAGGagctgtttccatggaaacagggAGCAGGAGGAAAGATGGCCACACCtccaaaatgggaaaaaagccTTGTGTTCAGCTTAGTGAATCCA gcagcagcagtgacagtgaTGAAATGTGTCTGAGTGATGAAGGTGAGGAAAATGGCCCTGACATCCCAGCATGCACTCCTCTGGCTGCGTTTCTGTCCTTCAAGCAGGAGGCTGAGAAGAGGAGGGCCTCACAAGTTCAATTGGAAACAACAGGAAAG TTGACAGAGTCTCCCCTGGTGGCGGTGATGTCCCACTTGCTAAGTTTTCTGGAGCAGTACTCCCActtccagcagctgcagcagcaggccgACCAGTACCGGGTCCAGCTGAAGAGGCACCGCGTTCAGCACCGCCGCCAGATGAAGGCCCTGCGAGCGTCCTACCGCCAGCGCCTCAGGGATAAGAACAGCATCATCAGCAGCCTGGAGGAGGCCATCAGCCAGCAGCAGAGCCCCAGTCCACTCAGTGAGG GTGAGTCCAGCAATGATGCAGGGACACAAGCTGGTGTTCATAGGCTGGTTGAGTCTTTGTACAGTCTGCAGGGTGAGAGGAGTAAGCTGAGAGGAGAACTCCGTCTGCTGCAATCACAGCTGGAGCAAAAGGAAAAGGACCGACACTCCCGTATACAGGCCTTTCAACAGCAG ATTGATGAGCTCAAGAGTTGCATAGAGGAGCGTGAGGAGGAGCTGTCCAGACTGAGAACCGCCACT GGGGCCACAGACTCAGAGAAGAGGGTTTTGAGTCTGTCAGCAGAGAACGAGACTCTGAAGCAGAACCTGAGCGTTACACAAggcctcctgcagcagctgtcagCCATCCCCTCTCAGTCCAGCACCATGCTCATCAAG GAGAATGAAAACCTCCGCAGCAGAGTGCAGCAGCTGGAGATGTCCCTACAACATCGTGCTGAGCAGCTGTCACAAATGGAGCGACAGAACGAACAAAGTgagtggaggagaggggaggagctGAGGAAACGAGAGGACCGAGTGAGGgagctgcagctggagctggacagagagaaaggcaAGGAGCCAGTGGTAAAG tatGTCACCCAAACTGTTGAAGTAGAATCACCGGCCACATTAAAGCAGCTGACCAAAGCCAGACAGAGGAATGAACTGCTGTCTGATAAACTGTCCAATCAGAATGAGCGGTGCAAACAGCTGGAGGAACAAATCAGGAAGTCCGATGAACACAGCTGTAATCTGCAGCACAAG ATTGCAGCCTACGAGCGAGAGATCAGTAAActgagagaggagctgctgaaaGAGATCGGTCActtggaggagaggaaggaggaagctGTGAAGGCTGCAGCCTCCTGCTCAGCCGAACACTTTCAGAACCTGCAGGACCAGTTCTTCT GCTTGCAGAAGCGTCTGACTGCCCTCCCTCCAACTTTACGCTCCATGAAGACAGACTACGCCAGTCTGAGGAGCCAAGTTCGAAACTTCTCAGACTTTTACGGAGCAGCTATCAGTGAAGCAAAAAAACAG ATTTCAGCAGCTATCAGTGAGATGTCTGAAGCCAACAAAGATCTCCTGGAGAAATACAGGAAGGAGGTTGCACTGCGCAGGAAGTACCACGAGCAGCTGGTGGAGCTTAAAG GAAACATCCGTGTGCTGTGCCGTGTGAAGCCTGTTCTGAAGGAGGACCAGCATGAGGAGGGCCAGTCTGTAGTGGTGACGACTGACCCCAACAATGAGTCCTCCCTCAATGTGCTGAACAAAGGAAAAGGACGCATCTTTGAACTGGACAAAGTCTTCCACCCTCAAGCCACACAGGAAGAG GTCTTTCAGGAGATTGAGCCTCTTGTGACGTCCTGTATCGATGGCTACCACGTCTGCATATTTGCGTACGGACAAACTGGCTCTGGAAAAACTTACACCATGGAG ggcAGTGTGGAGAACCCTGGCATCAACCAGCGAGCCCTGAAGCATCTCTTCAGTGAGATTGAGGAGAGGAAGGACATGTGGTCTTACACAGTCACCGTCAGCTCTGTGGAGATCTACAATGAGGTGCTGAG AGACCTGCTGAGTAAGGACGGAGAGAAACTGGACATTAAGATCAACCCGGACGGAACAGGACAGCTGCACGTGCCGGGCCTCAGGGTCATTGAAGTTAAGAGCTTTCAGCATATCAAGAAG atattGGCCACAGCTCGAAGGAACAGGATCACCTTTGGTACACAGATGAACCAGCACAGCTCCCGCTCCCATGCTCTGCTCTGCATCACCGTTCAGGGAACTGACCTCGCCACCGGGTCCAAAACCACCG GCAAGTTGAACCTGGTGGACTTGGCCGGCTCGGAGAGGGTGTGGAAGTCTGGTGCGGAGGGAGAGAGGCTGAAAGAAGCCCAGAATATCAACCGCTCCTTGCTGTCACTGGGGGACGTAATTCAGGCACTGAGAGCCCGGCAGACTCATATCCCCTTCAGGAACTCCCGCCTTACCTACTTATTACAAGACTCCCTCGGCAAAGGCAGCAAGACTGTCATGGTGGTGCAG GTGTCTGCTCTGGAGAGTAATGTGGGAGAGACATTGTGCTCCCTGAAGTTTGCCCAGAGGGTCTGCAAGGTGGAGCTGGGTCCTGCAGCCAGGAAGATTGAATCTGGTGGAGGACAGTGCGACTGA
- the si:ch211-257p13.3 gene encoding kinesin-like protein KIFC3 isoform X1 codes for MFDCPSAACVIFELICHFQGLLDGVEMYAFYSLLVYIFYTVFKKEEEEALEGAYGSSSDEPGAVSMETGSRRKDGHTSKMGKKPCVQLSESSSSSDSDEMCLSDEGEENGPDIPACTPLAAFLSFKQEAEKRRASQVQLETTGKLTESPLVAVMSHLLSFLEQYSHFQQLQQQADQYRVQLKRHRVQHRRQMKALRASYRQRLRDKNSIISSLEEAISQQQSPSPLSEGESSNDAGTQAGVHRLVESLYSLQGERSKLRGELRLLQSQLEQKEKDRHSRIQAFQQQIDELKSCIEEREEELSRLRTATGATDSEKRVLSLSAENETLKQNLSVTQGLLQQLSAIPSQSSTMLIKENENLRSRVQQLEMSLQHRAEQLSQMERQNEQSEWRRGEELRKREDRVRELQLELDREKGKEPVVKYVTQTVEVESPATLKQLTKARQRNELLSDKLSNQNERCKQLEEQIRKSDEHSCNLQHKIAAYEREISKLREELLKEIGHLEERKEEAVKAAASCSAEHFQNLQDQFFCLQKRLTALPPTLRSMKTDYASLRSQVRNFSDFYGAAISEAKKQISAAISEMSEANKDLLEKYRKEVALRRKYHEQLVELKGNIRVLCRVKPVLKEDQHEEGQSVVVTTDPNNESSLNVLNKGKGRIFELDKVFHPQATQEEVFQEIEPLVTSCIDGYHVCIFAYGQTGSGKTYTMEGSVENPGINQRALKHLFSEIEERKDMWSYTVTVSSVEIYNEVLRDLLSKDGEKLDIKINPDGTGQLHVPGLRVIEVKSFQHIKKILATARRNRITFGTQMNQHSSRSHALLCITVQGTDLATGSKTTGKLNLVDLAGSERVWKSGAEGERLKEAQNINRSLLSLGDVIQALRARQTHIPFRNSRLTYLLQDSLGKGSKTVMVVQVSALESNVGETLCSLKFAQRVCKVELGPAARKIESGGGQCD; via the exons tttgacTGCCCTTCTGCTGCATGTGTGATTTTTGAGTTAATCTGTCATTTTCAGGGACTCTTAGACGGCGTAGAGATGTATGCCTTCTACTCCCTTTTAGTCTACATCTTCTACACTGTCTtcaagaaggaggaggaggaagcctTGGAGGGGGCGTATGGATCTTCCTCAGAC GAGCCAGGagctgtttccatggaaacagggAGCAGGAGGAAAGATGGCCACACCtccaaaatgggaaaaaagccTTGTGTTCAGCTTAGTGAATCCA gcagcagcagtgacagtgaTGAAATGTGTCTGAGTGATGAAGGTGAGGAAAATGGCCCTGACATCCCAGCATGCACTCCTCTGGCTGCGTTTCTGTCCTTCAAGCAGGAGGCTGAGAAGAGGAGGGCCTCACAAGTTCAATTGGAAACAACAGGAAAG TTGACAGAGTCTCCCCTGGTGGCGGTGATGTCCCACTTGCTAAGTTTTCTGGAGCAGTACTCCCActtccagcagctgcagcagcaggccgACCAGTACCGGGTCCAGCTGAAGAGGCACCGCGTTCAGCACCGCCGCCAGATGAAGGCCCTGCGAGCGTCCTACCGCCAGCGCCTCAGGGATAAGAACAGCATCATCAGCAGCCTGGAGGAGGCCATCAGCCAGCAGCAGAGCCCCAGTCCACTCAGTGAGG GTGAGTCCAGCAATGATGCAGGGACACAAGCTGGTGTTCATAGGCTGGTTGAGTCTTTGTACAGTCTGCAGGGTGAGAGGAGTAAGCTGAGAGGAGAACTCCGTCTGCTGCAATCACAGCTGGAGCAAAAGGAAAAGGACCGACACTCCCGTATACAGGCCTTTCAACAGCAG ATTGATGAGCTCAAGAGTTGCATAGAGGAGCGTGAGGAGGAGCTGTCCAGACTGAGAACCGCCACT GGGGCCACAGACTCAGAGAAGAGGGTTTTGAGTCTGTCAGCAGAGAACGAGACTCTGAAGCAGAACCTGAGCGTTACACAAggcctcctgcagcagctgtcagCCATCCCCTCTCAGTCCAGCACCATGCTCATCAAG GAGAATGAAAACCTCCGCAGCAGAGTGCAGCAGCTGGAGATGTCCCTACAACATCGTGCTGAGCAGCTGTCACAAATGGAGCGACAGAACGAACAAAGTgagtggaggagaggggaggagctGAGGAAACGAGAGGACCGAGTGAGGgagctgcagctggagctggacagagagaaaggcaAGGAGCCAGTGGTAAAG tatGTCACCCAAACTGTTGAAGTAGAATCACCGGCCACATTAAAGCAGCTGACCAAAGCCAGACAGAGGAATGAACTGCTGTCTGATAAACTGTCCAATCAGAATGAGCGGTGCAAACAGCTGGAGGAACAAATCAGGAAGTCCGATGAACACAGCTGTAATCTGCAGCACAAG ATTGCAGCCTACGAGCGAGAGATCAGTAAActgagagaggagctgctgaaaGAGATCGGTCActtggaggagaggaaggaggaagctGTGAAGGCTGCAGCCTCCTGCTCAGCCGAACACTTTCAGAACCTGCAGGACCAGTTCTTCT GCTTGCAGAAGCGTCTGACTGCCCTCCCTCCAACTTTACGCTCCATGAAGACAGACTACGCCAGTCTGAGGAGCCAAGTTCGAAACTTCTCAGACTTTTACGGAGCAGCTATCAGTGAAGCAAAAAAACAG ATTTCAGCAGCTATCAGTGAGATGTCTGAAGCCAACAAAGATCTCCTGGAGAAATACAGGAAGGAGGTTGCACTGCGCAGGAAGTACCACGAGCAGCTGGTGGAGCTTAAAG GAAACATCCGTGTGCTGTGCCGTGTGAAGCCTGTTCTGAAGGAGGACCAGCATGAGGAGGGCCAGTCTGTAGTGGTGACGACTGACCCCAACAATGAGTCCTCCCTCAATGTGCTGAACAAAGGAAAAGGACGCATCTTTGAACTGGACAAAGTCTTCCACCCTCAAGCCACACAGGAAGAG GTCTTTCAGGAGATTGAGCCTCTTGTGACGTCCTGTATCGATGGCTACCACGTCTGCATATTTGCGTACGGACAAACTGGCTCTGGAAAAACTTACACCATGGAG ggcAGTGTGGAGAACCCTGGCATCAACCAGCGAGCCCTGAAGCATCTCTTCAGTGAGATTGAGGAGAGGAAGGACATGTGGTCTTACACAGTCACCGTCAGCTCTGTGGAGATCTACAATGAGGTGCTGAG AGACCTGCTGAGTAAGGACGGAGAGAAACTGGACATTAAGATCAACCCGGACGGAACAGGACAGCTGCACGTGCCGGGCCTCAGGGTCATTGAAGTTAAGAGCTTTCAGCATATCAAGAAG atattGGCCACAGCTCGAAGGAACAGGATCACCTTTGGTACACAGATGAACCAGCACAGCTCCCGCTCCCATGCTCTGCTCTGCATCACCGTTCAGGGAACTGACCTCGCCACCGGGTCCAAAACCACCG GCAAGTTGAACCTGGTGGACTTGGCCGGCTCGGAGAGGGTGTGGAAGTCTGGTGCGGAGGGAGAGAGGCTGAAAGAAGCCCAGAATATCAACCGCTCCTTGCTGTCACTGGGGGACGTAATTCAGGCACTGAGAGCCCGGCAGACTCATATCCCCTTCAGGAACTCCCGCCTTACCTACTTATTACAAGACTCCCTCGGCAAAGGCAGCAAGACTGTCATGGTGGTGCAG GTGTCTGCTCTGGAGAGTAATGTGGGAGAGACATTGTGCTCCCTGAAGTTTGCCCAGAGGGTCTGCAAGGTGGAGCTGGGTCCTGCAGCCAGGAAGATTGAATCTGGTGGAGGACAGTGCGACTGA
- the ccdc12 gene encoding coiled-coil domain-containing protein 12: MSESIERRVDVNMERNVGSLQEQALKRKERLKALRDKQLHGREQEDGEPENKKASLEETTEGKHRELKLRNYTPEDEELKERQVPKAKPASVEDKVKDQLEAANPEPIIEEVDLANLAPRKPDWDLKRDVAKKLEKLERRTQRAIAELIRDRLRGSEDELAGAVGAVGVEQGDSD; encoded by the exons ATGTCAGAGAGCATTGAGCGGCGTGTAGATGTAAACATGGAGCGAAATGTTGGTTCACTGCAGGAGCAGGCcctgaagagaaaagaaaggctGAAAGCACTAAGAGATAAACAGCTTCAT GGGCGTGAGCAGGAAGACGGGGAGCCAGAGAACAAAAAAGCTTCACTAGAGGAGACTACTGAAGGAAAGCACAG AGAGCTGAAGCTGAGGAATTACACTCCAGAGGATGAAGAGCTAAAGGAGAGGCAGGTGCCCAAAGCCAAACCTGCATCAG TGGAGGATAAAGTAAAAGACCAGTTAGAGGCAGCAAATCCAGAGCCCATCATTGAAGAAGTG GATTTGGCCAACCTCGCCCCAAGAAAACCAGATTG GGATCTAAAGCGGGATGTGGCAAAGAAACTGGAGAAGTTGGAGAGGAGAACACAGAGAGCCATCGCCGAGCTCATCC GGGATCGTCTCAGAGGCAGTGAGGACGAGTTGGCTGGAGCGGTGGGAGCGGTAGGAGTGGAGCAGGGGGACTCTGACTGA